The Acidobacteriota bacterium genome window below encodes:
- a CDS encoding DUF305 domain-containing protein, producing MKQYTKFGVMIATSTAAMLFLMYLNTYEMSHVFFSETRFYMAFVMGAAMAVIMLTFMLNMYTNRKANLAIYVASVLVFCGALWLVRSQETVDDVSWMKAMIPHHSIAILTSERAHISDPRVRELADGIIETQKKEIAEMEALIEDLED from the coding sequence ATGAAACAGTACACAAAATTCGGCGTGATGATCGCCACCTCCACCGCCGCCATGCTCTTCTTGATGTACCTCAACACCTACGAGATGAGCCACGTCTTCTTCAGCGAGACCCGCTTCTACATGGCCTTCGTCATGGGCGCCGCCATGGCGGTGATCATGCTGACGTTCATGCTCAACATGTACACCAACCGCAAGGCCAACCTGGCCATCTATGTCGCCAGCGTCCTCGTCTTCTGCGGTGCCCTCTGGCTGGTCCGCAGTCAGGAGACCGTCGACGACGTCTCCTGGATGAAAGCCATGATCCCCCACCACTCCATCGCCATCCTCACCAGCGAACGAGCCCACATCTCCGACCCCCGCGTGCGCGAGCTGGCGGATGGCATTATCGAAACGCAGAAGAAGGAGATTGCGGAGATGGAGGCGTTGATTGAGGATCTAGAGGACTAA